The Mycolicibacterium monacense genome contains the following window.
CGGGAGGAGCGGCCGCGCAGCGACATCCTCGCGTTCACGCTGCCGGGTTTCGCGACCGGTGAGCACACCAGGAACAACGCCACCCGGCTGGCCGAGGCGCTCGGTGTGACATTCGAGACCATCGACATCACGTCGACGGCCAAGTTGATGCTCACGGAGATGGACCACCCGTTCTCGCGCGGCGAAAAGGTCTACGACGTCACGTTCGAGAACGTGCAGGCCGGACTGCGCACGGATTACCTGTTCCGCCTTGCCAATCAGCGCGGTGGCATCGTGCTGGGCACCGGCGACCTGTCCGAGCTGGCGCTGGGCTGGTCCACTTACGGTGTGGGCGACCAGATGTCGCACTACAACGTCAACGGGGGTGTGCCGAAGACATTGATCCAGCACCTCATCCGATGGGTCATCCTCTCGAAGCAGTTCGACGACACCGTCAACGAGGTCCTGCAGTCGGTGCTCGACACCGAGATCACCCCGGAACTGGTGCCCTCCGGTGAGGACGAGGAGATCCAGAGCAGTGAAGCCAAGGTGGGACCCTATGTCCTGCAGGACTTCTCGCTGTTCCAGGTGCTGCGTTACGGGTTCCGGCCGTCGAAGGTCGCCTTCCTGGCGTGGCACGCCTGGCGCGATGCCGACAGCGGCAACTGGCCCACCGGATTCCCGGACAGCAAGCGGCCCAGCTACACCCTCGACGAGATCAGGCACTGGCTGCAGGTGTTCGCCCAGCGGTTCTACTCGTTCAGCCAGTTCAAGCGCTCGGCGCTGCCGAACGGGCCCAAGGTGTCCGCAGGGGGTTCCCTGTCCCCGCGCGGTGACTGGCGCGCGCCGTCGGACATGTCCGCGCGAGTGTGGCTCGACGAGATCGAGAACGCGATCCCGAAGGGCTGACTATTCGGGTTCGTCGTCGTCTGCCTTGTCGGTGAGGTAGCGGTGGGGGTGGAAGTGGTTGTTGATGCGGGGTTGGCCGGTGTCCTGTTCCTTGGGTGGGGTCCATTCGGTGCGGCCGTTGCCGGGGCGGTGGGTGGTCCATCCGGTCTTTTCGATGAGCAGGTTGGCGGGTTGACACGCCAGGGTGAGGTCGTCGATGTCGGTGCGCCCACCGCGGGAGTAGTCGTCGGTGTGGTGGGCTTCGGCCCAGTAAAACGGCACGGTGCAGCCGGGGTGGGTGCAGCCCCTGTCGCGGGCGAACAGGGCTAGGCGTTGGGCGGTGGTGGCGCAGCGTTTGGCGCGGCCGAAATACAGGATTTCTTCGGTGTGGTCGTCGAACACCGCCAGGTAGTGCCGCGAGTGGGCGGCCATCCGGATCAGATCCCGGATGGGGATCTTGTTGCCGCCGCCGGTGTGCGCCCACCCGGCGGCACGTTCGAGCTCGTTGAGCGTCATCGTCGCGACGATGCTGGCGGGAACGCCGGCGACCTGGCCGAGGGAGCCGGAGGTGACCGCGTCGCGTAGGACGGTGGTGAGCGCGTCGTGGTGGCGTTGGCCGGTGGTGCGGTCGTCGCGGCCGGTGTGGGCGTCGTCGTGGGGCAGGTTGGCGCCGGGGGCGGCGTATTTGGCGGCGATGACATCCCAGTGCCCGCGGGCTTCAGGGGTGAGCCACCCCGAGACCCGGCTCATCCCGTCGGCCTGCTGGCGGCCGACGGTGAACTCACGGCGACGTTGGTGGGTGTGGTGGTCGGGTTCGGTGCCGTCCTGATCGATGAACCCCAGCAGGGTGTCGGCGACCTTGCGGAAGTCCTCGGGCCGCAGTGCGCTGGCGTGGCCGACCAGGTCGCGTTCGTAGTGGTCGCGGCGCTCCCAGGACACCCATGCCGGAAGCTTCTTGACGAACTCCTGAATGATCCGCACGTGGGCGGTGCCGATGTCGCCGCGGGCGACCGCATCGGCGGTGTGGGCCAACTCGGTCTGCACCCGCTCCCCGGTCAGGGTGTAGCGCGGCCCCAACTGGCGCGCGTCGGTGAGCTGCTCACCGGCGGCTTTGCGGGAGATGCGCAGGTGGTTGGCCAGCACCTCCTTGATAGAGGTGGCGCCGAGTTCATGCGGGTCGGCGTCCATCAGCCGCGCGGTCAGGCGGTGCTCCACACTGGGCACCGCCCACACCGCTGCTTTGATGCGGTCCAGTTCGGCCACGATCTGCTCGTAGGAGAGATCGTCGATGGAGGCGGTTTGCAGAGCGGCGATGGACGCCACGAGGTGGTCGACCGCGCCAGACAATCCATCCATGCTTCGAACACTAGTTCGAGGGTCTGACAAAACCGCCGGCGATGTGACTGTGGAAACCACTGTGACGAAAGAGGTTTCGAGAGTCAGCGCGCGTGCGCACACCCTCGCGCCAACAAGGAGGTGTCAGGTCACCAGCGCCAGCGTGCCAAGCGGTGTCGACCGATGCGGGACGGAGGCGAGGTCGGCGAGGCGCCCGACTCCCTGCGCGATCCCGCGGGCCAGCTCGTCGACGTCGGGCACCGCGTCGTAGTCGCTGATGATCCCGAAGAACAGTTTGTCGGCATAGCTGAGAATCGCTATGCCCGTGCGTAATTGGAGGGCGATCGGCGGGATCGGCAACAGCCGCCCGACTTTGCGGCCCATGATCGTCAGTTCCTCCTGCGGGCCGGGAACATTGGTCGCCAGCGCGACGACACCGCGCTGCGGCAACCGCGTCAGGTTCCGGACCGCCCATGCCGTCACCGCGAAGGGGATCGCATTCGCCGCCGACATGACGGCACTTCCGGCCTGCCGCTGTCCGCTGCCCTTCACGTACGTGAGCCTGCGGTGCACCGCCTGCAGCTGGTGGAGCGGATCGGCCTTGTCGACCGGCAGGCGGGGCAGCAACAACGACACCCGGTTGTCCGGTTCGTCCATGGCGTCTGCCGGACGAACCGAGACGGGCACCAGCGTCCGCAGCGAGTCACGACCGGGGTTCTCGCCGCGTCGGATCAGCAGCTCGCGGTAGCTGTGGGTGATGGCGGCCAGTGCCACGTCGTTGAGCGTGACCCCGAACTCGTCGCAGACGCGGCGCACATCGGGCAGCGACACGTCGACGGCGGCGTATCGGCGCATGCTGCCCACCGGGCCGTTCAGGACCGACGAGGGCGCCGGCCGCAGCA
Protein-coding sequences here:
- a CDS encoding HNH endonuclease signature motif containing protein, with translation MDGLSGAVDHLVASIAALQTASIDDLSYEQIVAELDRIKAAVWAVPSVEHRLTARLMDADPHELGATSIKEVLANHLRISRKAAGEQLTDARQLGPRYTLTGERVQTELAHTADAVARGDIGTAHVRIIQEFVKKLPAWVSWERRDHYERDLVGHASALRPEDFRKVADTLLGFIDQDGTEPDHHTHQRRREFTVGRQQADGMSRVSGWLTPEARGHWDVIAAKYAAPGANLPHDDAHTGRDDRTTGQRHHDALTTVLRDAVTSGSLGQVAGVPASIVATMTLNELERAAGWAHTGGGNKIPIRDLIRMAAHSRHYLAVFDDHTEEILYFGRAKRCATTAQRLALFARDRGCTHPGCTVPFYWAEAHHTDDYSRGGRTDIDDLTLACQPANLLIEKTGWTTHRPGNGRTEWTPPKEQDTGQPRINNHFHPHRYLTDKADDDEPE
- a CDS encoding WS/DGAT/MGAT family O-acyltransferase; amino-acid sequence: MEHLTTLDAGFLEAEDADPHVSLAIGGVAVLDGPMPDFAALTATLTERLTAVPRLTQLVHTRPLDLGAPEWVPDEHFDISHHIRRAALPRPGGDADLDRLVADIMERRLDRARPLWECWVIEGLSRHRWAVLMKVHHCLADGIAATQILTALCDDGPTAALRPYPRAVPSPGWSLRIDPVGWMSSAVRTSLGLTTAAVRAVRGAIDLAGGVLRPAPSSVLNGPVGSMRRYAAVDVSLPDVRRVCDEFGVTLNDVALAAITHSYRELLIRRGENPGRDSLRTLVPVSVRPADAMDEPDNRVSLLLPRLPVDKADPLHQLQAVHRRLTYVKGSGQRQAGSAVMSAANAIPFAVTAWAVRNLTRLPQRGVVALATNVPGPQEELTIMGRKVGRLLPIPPIALQLRTGIAILSYADKLFFGIISDYDAVPDVDELARGIAQGVGRLADLASVPHRSTPLGTLALVT